From a region of the Nothobranchius furzeri strain GRZ-AD chromosome 12, NfurGRZ-RIMD1, whole genome shotgun sequence genome:
- the slc3a1 gene encoding amino acid transporter heavy chain SLC3A1 codes for MSLKEESGRVELKNCIRNPGFDDADAAENTGSDPGERQESATVKLDTDEEYNQLQPYAGMPKEVLLLYSTRARYRVPREILFWLTVCCMLALLAVTITVIALSPRCLSWWQVSPVYQVYLRSFKDSDGDGVGDLRGIKEKLDHFLELHIKSVWISPFYRSPMKDFGYDVEDFQDVDPLFGSMKDLDDLLAEMHNKGLKLIMDFIPNHTSDRHRWFNLSRNRDPLYEDYYIWADCNVTSPKPNNWVSVFGNSSWTYDDFRGQCYLHQFLKEQPDLNLRNPRVRQEIIDIIHFWLAKGVDGFRMDAVKHILEASHLRDEPQVDPNKPPELITTEWDLYHDYTTSQVGLHDLLREFRAEMDVYSREPGNYRFMATESYDYQEVDKTMMYYGTPLLKESDFPFNFYLLDLPQNISGWWAKHLVDLWMTNMPRGKWPNWVVGNHDRSRISSSAGKIYIRAINMMLLTLPGTPTTYYGEEIGMENINITKSQMQDPAGKYNMSASRDPERSPMQWNGDMNAGFNNKTNITWLPVHPDYQTVNVEAQMKDEGSVLSQYRSLNRLRQSELPFQRGWFCYILADTNVFSYLRELDGHKRAYLMVINFGKQSATTDLSSIQELPADLKVLMSTNPVNDGKLFQKSRILTEPGEGLMMQYSTYTRFHPNHPAECFVSEKACYMETIDILYKC; via the exons ATGAGTTTAAAAGAGGAAAGCGGTCGTGTGGAGCTGAAGAACTGCATCAGAAACCCCGGGTTTGATGATGCAGACGCAGCGGAAAACACCGGCTCTGACCCCGGGGAGAGGCAGGAATCCGCCACCGTGAAGCTGGACACGGATGAGGAGTACAATCAGCTCCAACCCTACGCAGGGATGCCCAAAGAGGTGCTGCTTCTGTACTCGACCCGGGCTCGGTACCGGGTGCCACGAGAGATCCTGTTCTGGCTAACGGTGTGCTGCATGCTGGCGCTGCTGGCGGTCACCATCACGGTGATCGCGCTGTCCCCGCGGTGCCTGAGCTGGTGGCAGGTCTCGCCCGTGTACCAGGTGTACCTCCGGTCCTTCAAGGACTCAGACGGGGATGGAGTCGGAGACCTCAGAG GAATTAAGGAGAAGCTGGATCACTTTCTGGAGCTGCACATCAAATCGGTGTGGATCAGTCCCTTCTACCGCTCTCCCATGAAGGATTTTGGCTATGACGTCGAGGATTTCCAGGACGTCGACCCACTTTTTGGATCCATGAAAGATTTAGATGATCTTTTGGCTGAAATGCACAATAAAG GTTTGAAGCTCATCATGGACTTCATTCCTAATCACACCAGCGACCGTCACCGCTGGTTCAACCTGAGTCGGAATAGAGATCCTCTCTATGAGGATTACTACATCTGGGCTGACTGCAACGTGACATCTCCAAAGCCTAATAACTGG GTGAGTGTGTTTGGGAACTCATCGTGGACTTACGATGACTTTCGAGGGCAATGCTACCTTCACCAGTTCCTAAAGGAACAACCAGACCTGAACCTGAGGAACCCTCGTGTTCGCCAAGAGATCATT GACATTATTCATTTCTGGCTTGCAAAAGGCGTGGATGGGTTTCGGATGGATGCAGTAAAACACATCCTGGAAGCATCACACCTGAGGGACGAGCCACAGGTGGATCCAAACAAACCACCT GAGTTAATAACCACAGAGTGGGACCTGTACCATGACTACACTACCAGTCAGGTAGGCCTGCACGACCTGTTGAGAGAGTTTAGAGCAGAGATGGACGTCTACAGCCGTGAGCCTGGCAATTACAG GTTCATGGCGACAGAATCGTATGATTACCAAGAGGTGGACAAAACCATGATGTACTACGGCACCCCGTTGCTGAAGGAGAGTGACTTTCCTTTTAACTTCTACCTGCTGGATCTGCCTCAGAACATCAGCGGCTGGTGGGCTAAACATCTGGTTGACCTCTGGATGACCAACATGCCTAGAGGAAAATGGCCCAACTGGGTG GTTGGGAACCATGACAGGTCAAGAATTTCTTCCAGTGCTGGTAAGATCTACATTCGTGCCATCAACATGATGTTACTGACCCTGCCTGGCACACCTACAACCTATTACGGTGAAGAGATAGGCATGGAGAACATTAACATCACGAAAAGTCAGATGCAAGATCCTGCTGGCAAATACAACATG AGTGCCAGTCGGGACCCTGAGAGGTCTCCAATGCAGTGGAACGGTGACATGAACGCAGGCTTCAACAATAAAACCAACATCACCTGGTTACCCGTACATCCTGATTATCAAACCGTCAATGTGGAG GCCCAAATGAAAGACGAAGGTTCTGTGCTGTCTCAGTATCGTTCCCTGAACAGGTTGCGTCAGTCAGAGCTCCCCTTTCAGCGTGGATGGTTCTGTTACATCCTGGCTGACACTAATGTCTTCTCTTACCTCAGAGAGCTAGATGGACACAAACGAGCGTACCTCATGGTGATTAACTTTGGTAAACAATCAGCCACCACAGATTTATCCTCCATTCAGGAGTTACCTGCCGATCTCAAGGTGCTAATGAGCACCAACCCAGTCAACGACGGAAAACTGTTTCAGAAATCCCGTATTCTGACAGAACCAGGAGAGGGCTTGATGATGCAGTACTCGACCTACACTCGCTTTCATCCCAATCATCCAGCAGAGTGCTTTGTCTCTGAGAAGGCCTGCTATATGGAGACCATTGACATACTTTATAAATGCTAA